Proteins found in one Channa argus isolate prfri chromosome 7, Channa argus male v1.0, whole genome shotgun sequence genomic segment:
- the LOC137130438 gene encoding solute carrier family 25 member 32-like produces the protein MSSAQTPRPVGDTRLSSKSFSAVSLAGHVQQVFSHVRIENLVAGLSGGVVSTLVLHPLDLVKIRFAVSDGLELRPKYSGILHCMKSVWQQDGVRGLYQGVTPNVWGAGASWGLYFFFYNAIKGYMKEGRQTELSAAEHLVSAAEAGILTLTLTNPIWVTKTRLVLQYNSDPASRHYKGMLDALVKIYRHEGVPGLYKGYVPGLFGTSHGALQFMAYEELKREYNKYKKVPSDAKLNALEYITMAALSKIFAVATTYPYQVVRARLQDQHNTYNGTMDVIRRTWRNEGAFGFYKGIIPNVIRVTPACCITFVVYENISDFLLRQNK, from the exons ATGAGCTCCGCTCAAACTCCCAGACCCGTTGGAGACACCCGACTGTCCAGCAAATCGTTCTCTGCTGTGTCATTAGCCGGACATGTCCAGCAGGTCTTCAGCCACGTGAGGATTGAAAACCTGGTGGCGGGACTCAGTGGGGGAGTGGTGTCAACACTGGTACTTCACCCGCTGGACTTGGTCAAAATCCGGTTTGCAG TAAGTGATGGATTGGAATTGAGACCTAAGTACAGTGGCATATTACACTGTATGAAGAGTGTTTGGCAGCAGGATGGGGTCAGAGGACTTTATCAAGGAGTGACACCGAATGTTTGGGGTGCTGGAGCATCTTGGGGTCTCTACTTCTTCTT TTACAATGCAATCAAAGGTTACATGAAGGAAGGGCGTCAAACTGAACTGAGTGCTGCCGAACACCTGGTGTCTGCAGCTGAAGCAG GCATCCTAACACTCACCCTAACCAACCCAATCTGGGTGACCAAGACTCGGCTAGTGCTGCAATACAATTCTGACCCAGCCAGTAGACACTACAAGGGGATGTTAGATGCTCTGGTCAAGATTTACCGCCATGAGGGCGTGCCTGGACTATACAAG GGTTACGTACCTGGTCTGTTTGGTACATCACACGGAGCGCTGCAATTCATGGCCTATGAAGAGCTCAAGAGAgaatacaacaaatacaaaaaagtgcCTTCAGATGCAAAGCTG AATGCATTGGAATACATCACAATGGCAGCATTATCCAAAATATTTGCCGTGGCCACCACATACCCGTATCAGGTAGTGCGAGCTCGCCTACAAGACCAGCACAATACGTACAATGGAACGATGGATGTCATCAGACGAACATGGAG GAACGAAGGTGCCTTTGGTTTCTACAAGGGAATCATCCCTAATGTGATACGTGTCACTCCGGCCTGCTGCATCACCTTTGTAGTTTATGAGAATATTTCTGACTTCCTCctcagacaaaataaataa
- the dcaf13 gene encoding DDB1- and CUL4-associated factor 13 has protein sequence MKVKVLSRNPDDYVRETKLDIQRVPRNYDPTLHPFEVTREYTRALNATKLERVFAKPFLASLDGHRDGVNCMAKHTKSLSTLLSGSCDGEVKVWNLTKRECVRTLQAHEGFVRGMVVRYCGTSFFTVGDDKTIKQWKMEAPGYGEEEEPLNTILGKTVFTGLDHHQKDGVFATCGQQVDIWDEQRSSPIRSFTWGVDSFSSVRFNPVETELLGSCASDRSIVLYDMRESTPLKKVIMTMRSNTLCWNPMEAYYFTCANEDYNLYTYDMRYLDRPVTVHMDHVSAVLDVDYSPTGKEFVSASFDKTIRIFHKDRGHSREVYHTKRMQHVICIKWSSDNKYILSGSDEMNIRLWKANAAEKLGVLAPREREAANYSQKLKEKFQHHPQIRRIAHHRHLPKSIFQQTKELRIMKEARSRKERNVRKHSKPGTVPVVSEKKKHVVTVVQ, from the exons ATGAAAGTTAAAGTTCTCTCCAGGAATCCGGATGACTATGTCCGTGAGACCAAACTGGATATCCAGCGTG TCCCTAGGAATTATGACCCAACACTTCATCCCTTTGAGGTGACTAGAGAGTACACCCGGGCTTTGAATGCCACTAAGCTCGAGAGGGTGTTTGCCAAGCCATTCCTGGCCTCCCTGGATGGACACAGAGATGGGGTGAACTGCATGGCCAAGCATACAAAGAGCCTCTCCACTTTGCTCTCTGGCTCCTGTGATGGGGAG GTGAAAGTCTGGAATCTGACCAAACGTGAATGTGTCCGCACACTCCAAGCACATGAAGGTTTTGTCCGAGGAATGGTCGTCCGCTACTGTGGGACTTCCTTCTTTACG GTTGGTGAtgacaaaacaattaaacaatggAAAATGGAAGCTCCAGGTTatggagaagaggaggaaccACTTAACACTATCCTGGGCAAG ACCGTCTTCACAGGACTGGACCATCACCAGAAGGATGGTGTGTTTGCCACATGTGGCCAGCAGGTGGACATCTGGGATGAGCAAAGAAGTAGCCCCATCCGTTCTTTTACATGGGGTGTAGACAGCTTCAGCTCTGTCCGCTTTAATCCTGTAGAG ACGGAGCTTCTTGGGAGCTGTGCATCTGACAGAAGCATAGTACTGTATGACATGAGAGAATCAACACCACTTAAAAAA GTTATCATGACAATGAGAAGCAACACGTTATGTTGGAACCCGATGGAGGCCTATTACTTCACATGTGCAAATGAAGACTACAA CCTCTACACATATGATATGAGGTACCTGGACAGGCCAGTCACAGTGCACATGGACCATGTCTCTGCAGTGCTAGATGTTGACTACTCTCCCACTGGAAAGGAATTTGTATCTGCCAGTTTTGACAAGACCATCCGTATCTTCCACAAGGATAGAGGCCACAGCAG GGAAGTGTACCACACCAAACGCATGCAACATGTCATCTGTATAAAGTGGTCTTCAGACAACAAATACATCCTGAGTGGATCCGATGAAATGAACATCCGACTGTGGAAAGCCAACGCAGCAGAGAAACTAGGAGTG TTGGCCCCCAGAGAGAGGGAAGCTGCCAACTACAGTCAAAAGCTGAAGGAGAAGTTCCAGCATCACCCGCAGATCCGTCGCATCGCTCATCACCGACATCTACCCAAGAGCATCTTCCAACAGACCAAGGAGCTCAGGATTATGAAAGAGGCTCGCAGTAGGaa GGAGAGGAATGTCCGCAAACACAGCAAACCAGGAACTGTTCCTGTGGTGTCTGAGAAGAAGAAGCATGTTGTCACGGTGGTGCAGTAA